Genomic DNA from Acidimicrobiales bacterium:
CCTCCCGCCCTGGTGAGGGGTCGACCTTCACGATTCGGCTCCCCCGCTCGCCGATCAAGCAGGCGGACTGGTCGATCTGATCGGTCGCCGTCTCGCCGCGACCGCTAGAGTCGCGCCATGACGGAGAGTGGTGAGCCGACACGCTGGCAACGCCTCGCATCGGCGGCCGAGGTCGGTCGCCGCACCGGACTGCTCGATCCCCGAACGCTCGGCGCGTCGGTCGCAGCTGCCGGCACTTGGGGGGCAAGCGTTGCTGCCCCCTATGCATCAGCTGCGCTGCGCCACCCGCATCGGACAGCACTGGTCGACGCTCACGGCGCGATCACCTACCGAGAGCTCGACCTCCGCACCACCCGGTTGGCGTCGGGGCTGCAGTCGATGGGGGTTGGGCGCACCTCGACCGTCGGGGTGTTGTGTCGCAACCATCGCGGGTTCGTCGAGGCGAACATCGCTGCGGCGAAGCTCGGCCTCCATGTCGTCTACCTCAATACCGGCCTGCCCGAAGCACAGCTCGAGCAGGTGATCGAACGCGAGCAGATCTCGTTCGTCTTGGCCGACGAGGAATTCGACGCCCGCCTGGCGGCCATCGGGAGTTCGGGAATCGACCGATTCCTGGCCCGCCTGGGCCTCGATCCCTCGTGGACCTTCACCGACGTTCCGAAGCCGACGGTGCCGCTACTGCTGCCCCGACCGTGGCGCTCACCCGAGCCGGTCGTGCTCACCTCCGGAACGAGCGGCGCTCCCAAGGGCACGCAGCGTACCAACGGAGTGAAGTCGGCCGCCACCGCAGCGGGCGTGATCACCGTGATCCCCTACGAGCGGGGCGACACGTTCGTGATCCCGGCCCCGCTGTTCCACGCGTGGGGTCTCAGCCAGATGGTCACGTGCGCCACGCTCGGGGGCACCGCAGTGCTGCCCGGCGGCTTCGATCCGGCCACGGTGATGGCGCTCGTCGATGTTCACCAGGCCACCGTGCTGGCCGCCGTGCCGGTGATGCTCCACCGCATCCTCGAGGCGCAGACCGGTGCCAGCGGAGCGAGTCTGCGGATCACGGCCACCAGCGGCTCGGCGCTTCCGGGCAATCTCGCCGAACGTTGGATGGATGCCTTCGGTGATCACCTCTACTCGCTCTACGGCTCGACCGAGGTGGGCCAGGTCGCCGTGGCAACTCCCTCCGACCTCCGGGCGGCACCGGGCACGGCCGGTCGTCCACTGCCGGGCATCGATGTGCGCATTCTCGACGACACCGATCGTGAGTTGCCGTCCGGAGCCGTCGGGCGCATCTTCGTTGCGTCTTCGATGCATTTCGACGGCTACACCGGTGGCGGGGGCAAGGCTCGGGTGGGCGAGCACATGGAGATCGGTGACCAGGGATCGTTCGACGACGACGGGCGGCTTCGCGTGGTCGGGCGGGCCGACGACATGATCATCACCGGCGGCGAGAACGTCTATCCGTCCAACATCGAACGTTCGCTGCTCGAGCACCCGAAGGTGTCCGACGCTGCGGTGGTCGGTGTTGCAGACGACGACTTCGGCCAACGGATTCGGGCGGTCATCGTGACCACGGATCAGCGCAACTCTGACCGCCGTACGGCCTCGATCAAGAAGCACCTGCAGACCCAACTGGCGAGCTACGAGGTGCCCCGCGAGTTCGTCTACGTCGACACGATTCCACGGAATCCGGCAGGCAAGGTGTTGCGGCACGAGCTGCGGTGACCCCCACGGTGGCTGAAGCGTGTTGACCAGACACCGATAGGTTCGTGCGGTGACTTCCGACGACCAGATGCGAACGAAGCTCCTCGCCACGACCGAGTTCCTCCAGGAGATCGCTCGGTCGAAGGCGGCGCTGAGCTCGCTGTCGCTCGAAGAACGGACGGCATTCCTGAACGCGGCCGGTGATGTGTTCTGCGCCGATCCCGATGAGCGGCGGTTGCGGGTCAAGGCCAAGCGGAACAAGCGGCGAGCAGAGAAGCTTGCACGCGACGAGGCAGTGCTCGACCAAACCGGCATTCGCACCCTGCGGGCCAAGCCGGTCTTCACCACACCCAACGTGTTCCCGCCCGAGCACTTCGAACCGTCCGACACCCATGACACTGCGCCGGCCATCGCAGGGATCGGCACCGGAGCGACGGGCATCGGCGAGACGGCAGAGCCCCAGCACTGTTACATCTGCAAGACCAAGTATCACCAGGTCCACCGGTTCTATGACCAGCTGTGCCCGGACTGCGCCGAGTTCAACTACGCCAAGCGATCCGAGCTTGCCGACATGGACGGCATGGTCGCACTCCTGACCGGCGGACGGGTGAAGATCGGCTATCAGGCAGGGATCAAGCTGCTCCGCAGTGGGGCCGAACTCATCGTCGCCACCCGCTTTCCTCGTGATGCTGCCGCTCGCTACGCGGCCGAGCCGGACTTCGCGGAGTGGGGGCACCGGTTGGAGGTCTTCGGGCTCGACCTGCGCCACACGCCGAGTGTCGAAGCATTCGCCCATCACGTGCTGACGAGTCGAGATCGCCTCGATCTGATCGTCAACAACGCGTGCCAGACCGTTCGCCGCCCGCCCGATTTCTACCAGCACATGATGGCGGCCGAGACCGCAGCACTGGCCAGTCTCGAGCCCGAGGTCCTGCAGCTGGTGGGCGCCTACGAAGGACTGCGTCGCTACGACCTGCTGCCGGCGGCCCCTGGCGCCGAACCTCCGTCCCTGCCCGGGCTCGTCCAAGCGGCAGAGCTTTCGCAAACGCCACTGCTGCCCGAGGAGGTCGCCGGTCAGCGAGACCTGTTCCCGGAAGGGCGGCTCGACCAAGACCTCCAACAGGTCGATCTGCGTGATCGCAACTCGTGGCGGCTCCTGCTCCATGAAGTGTCGTCGGTCGAGTTGTTGGAGACCCAGCTCGTCAACGCCGTTGCGCCGTTCGTGCTCAATGCCAGGCTCAAGCCGCTGATGGAGCGCACACCCGGGGACCACAAGCACATCGTGAACGTGTCGGCGGTCGAGGGGCAGTTCTACCGCCGCTACAAGACCACACGGCATCCGCACACCAACATGGCCAAGGCGGCGCTCAACATGATGACCCGCACCTCGGCCACCGACTATCTGGCCTCGGGCATCAACATGAACAGTGTCGACACGGGCTGGGTCAGCGACGAGGACCCCGTGGCCATCGCTCGTCAGAAGACCGAGGAGCACCGGTTTCACCCGCCGCTCGACATCGTCGACGGTGCCGCACGGATCGTCGACCCGATCATCGCCGGACTCAATACCGGCACCCACGTTTCGGGCGCTTTCTTGAAGGACTACGTGCCGACCGACTGGTAGGCCTCATGGATCACGCTTCTGGACCGATGGATCCAGGTGCGACGAACGATCGATCGGCGACGGGCCAAGGCCGCCGCCTCTTCTCTCTGTGGGGTGCTGCTGGTGGGAACGGCCGCCACGCCCGCTGGGGCAAAGGGGCCGTCGCTGCCGGAAGGCGATGGTCCGACGTTGTCGGAACCAGCACCCAAGGTCGAGCTCGACCCCACCGACTTCAACCCTTTCACGATCACCGACACCGAGGTCTCGCGGATGCGTTCGCAGCTCATGAGCGAGCAGATCCAGGTCGGGATGATCGATCGTCGAGCCGCCCGTCTGCTCGCCGAGGCGGCGAGTGACCGCTCGACCGCTCGCCAAGACCTGCGGCAACGCACCGACGAACTTGCCGTGCTCGAAAACACGCTCGGGGCAGCAGCGATCGAGGGCTACCTCTCCGATAGTGCCAGCGAGAGTGTGCCGTTGTTCGGGCAGTACGTGGAGTCCGACGCCACCTTCGCCGACGAGACGGCAACGCAGCTGCTCGAACGGCGGGAGGAGGCACGACAGGCTGTGGCGTCGGCCACCGAGGCGCTGGATCGTGCCGAGCGGATGCACCGGATTGCGACGGCTCGCAAGCGACAGGCCGAGCGGTCGGTCGAGGCTGCGCTGGAGCGGCAGGAGTCCTTCGACGAACTGGCCGCCGAACAGTCGCAGGCTGCAGAGCGAGCCGACGCCGAGGCCGCTGCTGCGTCGGACGACATCGAGCTCAGGTCGGTCGCCGGAACGATCACGGTCAACGCCGAGATCGAGCACCAGATCGATCGACTGATCGCCGATGCCCGAGCGGATGGCCTCGATCTGGCGGGAGGTGGCTACCGCACGATCGAAGCGCAGATCGCGCTGCGGATCTCCCACTGCGGTGGTTCCTCACCGGCCGGTGTCGAGCTACCCGCCGAGGGGGCGACACCCGAAGAGCTCGCGGCTCACGACGCCGCTGTGTCGGCGTATCAGCACTACGTGATCTACGAGAAGCCGGCCGGCGCCTGTTCGCCACCGACCGCAACGCCCGGTAACTCCGAACACCAACTCGGCCTGGCCATCGACTTCACGCTCGACGGTGTGATCCTCGATCGCCAGAGCGAGGGATTCACCTGGCTCGAGGATCACGCCGAGGACTACGGGCTGTTCAATCTCCCGAGCGAGGCGTGGCACTGGAGCACCGACGGCACCTAGCCCTATGGTCGCGCCATGCGTCATGTACGAATGGGACGAACCGGTCTGCAGGTCTCGAGGCTCTGCCTCGGCACGATGACCTTCGGATTGCAGTGCGAGGAAGCCGAATCGAGAGCGATCCTCGATCGGGCGGCCGATGCCGGGATCACCTTCATCGATACGGCCGACGTCTATCCACTCGGCGGCACCGGCCCCGAGGTGGGTCGCACCGAGGAGATCGTCGGGCGGTGGATGCAGGGCCGCCGTGAACAGGTGATCCTGGCCACGAAGTGCTTCGGCCCGATGGGACCTCAGCGCTGGAATCGGGGGTCGAGTCGCAAACACATTCGAGACGCCGTCGAAGCCTCGCTCCGCCGGCTCCAGACCGACCACATCGACCTCTACCAGCTGCACGGGCCCGACCCGTCGACGCCGATCGAGGAGACCCTTGGCATCCTCGACGACCTCGTCCACGAAGGAAAGGTTGGTTACATCGGGTGCTCGAACTTCACCGCCTGGCAGCTCGCCTTGGCGATCGGGCGGTCTGAAGCCCACGGCCTCGCTCGCTTCGACTGCATCCAGCCCCGGTACAACCTGCTCTACCGGCGCAATGAGCTCGAGCTGTTCGAGCTTTGTGCTCAAGAAGGTGTCGGGGTGATTCCCTACAACCCGATCGCCGGTGGACTGCTGTCGGGGAAGCACCGCAGCGGGGCGGCCCCGACCGAGGGCACACGGTTCACGTTGGGATCCGCCGCCGAGCGATACCAGGACCGCTACTGGCACGACCGCCAGTTCGAGACGGTCGACGCACTCAAGGCGGTGGCCGAGGAGGCCGGCATGCCGCTCGTGACCATGGCGGTGGCGTGGGTGCTGGCACAGCCGGCGGTCACCTCGCCGATCATCGGTGCGAGCCGCCCCGATCAACTCGACGCATCGATCGCTGCGCTCGACGTCACCCTCGACGACGACCTCATTCGCCGGATCGACGACCTCACCAACCAGTACCTCGCCAGTCCGGAGCTGCGATGACCACCCTTCCCACGTGGACTGTCTCGGCGGCCAATCTGCCCGAGCACGCTCGGAATCCGATCCACACCGACGCCGGTGGCCGAGCCGCCGGGTATCCCGGCGCGTTGGTCGCCGGCGTCACGGTGTATGCCTACCTCACCCGGCCGGCAGCCGAGGGGTGGGGGTTGCCATGGCTCGAACGCGGCACCGCCGAGGTGCGCTTCCTGTCACCGGTGTTCGCCGACGACACCGTGGTGTGCACCCCGGTGCCGAGCGAGCTCGGCGCCGTGATCGAAGCTCGGGTCGGCGGCGAGGTTCGGGCCACCTGCGCGGTTACCGAGGGTCCGCTCGGCGACCTCGAGCCGATGGCCGACGGACCGGCGCTCGAACCAGCGCGGTTCCGCCTCGAGGGCGAGTGGGCCGAGTATGGCGTGCGGGCCGGCGAAGACTTCGGGCTCTATGCCTCCGAGGGCATTGCCCATCCGGCACTGTGGCCGGCGATGGCGAACAACCTGGTGCACCGTCAGCTGGCGCAAGGCTCGTGGATCCACACTCGAAGCAGGATCCGCCATCTGGGGCTGGCCACCATGGGAGCCGAGGTCCTCGTCGAGGCCAACGAAATCAAGCGGTTCGACACTCGTTCCGGTGAGCGGGCGCTTCTCGACGTCCGTATCACGCAGGATGGCCGGTCGATCGCCGCCATCGAGCACGAGGCGTTGATCGCGCTCAACTGATCGGCCTGCGCCCGAGCGAGTGAGGGCTGGGCGACGCACCGTCGTGCGGATCGGCGTTGTCAGCCGAAGGTGCTGAGCGCTGCCAGTCCAACCAGGAGCACCAGCACTCCGATCAGCAGAAGCGCGGTCTGGAGCGGCGGATGGCTGGGGGACTCCGATGGGCGCTGCGGTTCCATCGCGGCGAGCCTACCGCTCCACTGCTGAGGTGCCGGGGCCGGCGGCGTGGTCGGCCTCGATGCACATGAGGCAGTCGGCGGCGCGTTGGAGTTCAGGGTCGTCGAATCGGAGGAGCTCGAGCGACTCGACCGCCGTTTGTCCTGCGGCCAGTCCGGCGTGCAGCGCAGGCAAGACCGCCACGGCGTGTTCGGGTGCGAGGTCGACCGGCGACACGACGACTTCGTGAGCGCCGCGAGCGATGAGCGTTTGGGCCAACGCCAGGTTGACGTCGTGGGTGCGCGAATGCACGGCGGTGACACGGCTCGACGCCACCACGACGATCGGAGCGACGCTTGGGACCTGGCCCAGGTCCAGCATCGTGAGGGGGCCGCCACCGAGTGCCAAGGTCGTGACCAGCCGTTCCCGCTGGACCAGCGCTTGGTAGCCGGCAATGTGGACGACGTCGTGATCGACACATGCCGTGAGGAACGCCGTCGGTGTCGCGGCCTTGCCGACGAGCACGGTCGCCTCGGGGTAGTGACTGGCGACGGCGGTCGCTTCGGTCGTGGCATGTTCGCCCGGTCCGGCGCACGAGACGGAGAGGATTCGCTGCGGGAGCGGGGCTCGGTCGCGGCGTGGATAGGGCGAGCCGATTCGGAGTGGGACTCGGTTCGTGCGGGCGATCGGGAGCAGCCGCCACGGCACCGAGATCAAGCTCTGGCCCGGTCGGATCGAGTATTCCTCGCCATCGGCCAACGTGATGCCGGCGAACAACAGCTCCTGGAGTGCGTGCGCCGTCAGGTCGATCCGTTCGGACCCGTGCGGATCCATGCTCGCTGCCGCAACCGCAAACCGGAGGCGGCGGATGAGCGACTCGAGGTCGGCGGCCGCGCCGATGTCGATGAATGATCGATCGTCGCCGTCGAACGTCGCCCGGTAAACACGCCCATTGGCGGCGACGAATCCCAGTCGGGGCATCGGCGGCACCGCACCGGCACGCAAGACACGATCGACTCGTCGAACACCGTCGAGGTCTTTGAGGCGTCGATCCAAGTCGGACAGTTCAGCCGTGTCGACGGACGCAGCATCGAGCGCAGCCACCGTCGTGCGCAGCGCTGCCAGCCCGGAGCGGAGCGGACCGATGTCATGCTCGGCCAGCGCGAAATCGAATGTGGCTCGTTCGTGCATCTCCAGGATCTGGAAGAGCACGTCGTCTCGTCCGGCGAGTGCGAACGCGACCGCCAAGCGCCGAATGTCGACCAACTCGAGCCCGGCGGCGCGTACGTCGAGTGCGTCGATCGTTTCGGTCCTGCGGGTCAGCTCGTCGAGGAGTCGCGGCACCTCGGCCTGGGCTGCTTCCAATCGTCCTGCCGACAACTCCAGCAGGATCGTGCCGTAGCGTGCCATTGCCCGTACCGCACCGCTGGGTGCGTCCAGGCCCTGCGCGGCCGCCGTGAGATAGCGATCGCTCGCTTCCGGTCGTTCATGGGCGAGCTGGAGCAGGGCCCGACTGAGCGTCGGGTCGTCGGTGAGGTGCTCGACGGTGAGCCACTCGGGCGGTTCAGGGGAATCGAGAAGGTCGAGGAGGCGGCGTGCCTGTTCAGCCCGGCGGGGCCGCTCTTGGGCAACGAGCAGGTCGTGAGCTGTGCGGAGGTCGGTCCGGGCCGAGTCGAGTTGGCCGCGGCCGATGTCGACGCGGGCGAGCACCACGAGTGCAGACGCGAGACTCAGCGATTCATCGAGGGCGATCGCCGATTCGACGGTCTGGGTGGCCACCTGGTGCGCCAGATCGAGCAGATTGATCGAGAGATAGGTGCTGGCAAACGCGGGACCGAACTCCATCGCGCCACGAGGCCAGGTGGCGAACCGCACCCGTGCCTGTTCGAATCGGTTGATGGCGCCGGTCACCGCTCCCTGACGCGCCAGGTTCAGGCCGAGCCAGCCGATGGTGATGGTGACGAGTCGTTCCGGCAGGCCCGGGCGGAGCAGGATCGACCGGAACGCCGCTTCTGCTTCGACGACGTTGCCTTGGAGATGTTGGCACCGGCCCTCGATGAAGCGGCCCATTGCCCATCGAGACAGGTCGCCATTGCGCAGTGCTCCGTCGCGAGCGGCGACGGCGTGGACCTGCGCTTCGGCCAAACGATCGGTGGCGCCGGCGATGAAGGCGCGTTGGAGTGTCACGAGGTGACGAAGTTCGTCGGGCATGTAGGACTCGGCTCGATCGACCAGCTCCTGCGCCTTTGCAATCGAGCCTTGCCAACTCAGCAGCCCGGCCTTGAGCGTCATGGCCAGCCCAGCGGACCACGACGCCGGCGGGGCGGTGGCGATCGAGCGGTCGAACCATGCCGTGGCCTCGTCGTAGCGCAGCTCCTGTCGGTGCACGGTGGCGATCAGCGCGGCGAGCGCCGACGCGAGATCGGGATCGTCGGTGGAGGAGAACTCGGCCGTGGCTTCATCGAGGTCGAGCACGACGTCGGCATAGAGCCGATGCAACGCCCGGTCGAACATGGCGAACGCTCGTATGTCGATCGGGACCCGTCGCCCGGGGTCGTGAGCCGCTGCCATCGCCCGAGCTTAGGATTGGCAGGTGCTCAATGGACGACTTTTCAAGCGCCGGCGTTCGGTTGCCCTCTGCTGGTGCGGATCGGGATCGCCGCGCCGATCCTGCCACGCCGACCCGACCGACTTCCTTCGTCGCCCCGTCGAACTCGGCACGGTCAGTGCGCAACGCGCCGTGCCCGACCACATCGTGCGACCCGACTACGTCCGACTTGGCCGGGTGACCACGCCAACGGGTCCGCAGATCCAGACGGCCGAATCGCTCGAACGACTCCGGCGAGCCGGCAACGTGGCCGCCGAGGTGCTCCTGGCCGCCGGGCGGGCGGTTGCTCCCGGCATCACCACCGACGAGCTCGATGCGATCGCCCACGACACCTACCTCGCCCACGGCGCCTACCCCAGCACCCTGGGGTACTACGGGTTCCCGAAGTCGATCTGCACCTCGGTGAACGGCGTGATCTGTCACGGCATCCCCGACAGCCGTCCGCTCGAGGACGGCGACATCGTCAACATCGACGTCACGGCCTACGTCGAAGGCATGCACGGCGATACATCGGCAACCTTCGCAGTGGGCACCGTCGACGAGGCCACGCACACCCTGATCGACGTCACCCGGGCGGCCACGCTCCGAGGCATCGCCGCCATCCGCCACGGTGTCCCGCTCCAGTCGATCGCCGAGGCCATCGAGCCGTATGCAGCATCCTTCGGTTTCGGCGTGGTGGCCGAGTATGGCGGGCATGGGATCGGCCAGACCTTCCACACCGATCCCCACGTGCACCACTGCGTCAGCCGTGGCGACGACACCATGCTCGTGGCAGGGATGAGTCTGACCGTCGAACCGATGCTCTACAGCGGACGTCCCGAGTTCACCCAGGCCGACGACGGCTGGACCGAGCACGTCGACGACTCGATGGTCTCCGCTCAGTTCGAGCACACCGTGGTCGTCACCGACACCGGTGCCGAGGTGATCACCGTCACTGCCGACGGCCGCTCCGCCGTGGACGGCCTGCTCGACTCGGTCAGCTGAGGGGCCAGAGCACCGGGAACAGCGGATGGTCCATGGGGGCACCGGTGGGGAGCTCGTCCTCCAGCCCTGGGAAGGGCGGCGAGGTCACCCAGGGCCGAGGGGCGTGCACCATGTCGTCGCCGAGAAAGCGGACCGAGAGGACTCGCCGACGGTGGCCGCCGGCGGGTACTCCGGCCGAGCCGTGCACCGTTGCCATGTCGAAGAAGACGGCATCGCCAGGTTCGAGTTCCCAGCCGATCACCCGCCACCGCTCGGGATCGGCCGCGAAGTCGGGGAGCTCCTCGAGCGAGCCCTCGGGGAACCATGCCGCCCGGCCATCGAGGAACGTGCGAGGCATGAACCACGGACCGCGATGTGTCCCGGCGATGAACTCGAGCGTGGAAGCTCGTGGCACCGGATCGACCGGGAACCACAGGCTGGCGTTCTGGCGACCGTCGACGTTGTAGTACGGCTGGTCCTGGTGCCACGGGGTGCGCTGCGCCGTGCCGGGCTCCTTGGTCAGCATATGGTCGTGGTAGAGCCGGATCGCCGCCGATTTGGTCAGCGCTGCGGCGATGGCGGCGGCGGGGGAGGAGCGTATGAACATCTCCATGGCCGGGAAGCGCCGCCAATTGCAGAAGTCCTCGACGAAGGCGCCGTCGCCGGCGGCACTTGCCCGCTTGGCTCGTGGCGACAGGTCGGCAAGGTTGGCGTCGATGGCCTCGGTGGCGAGTGCGAGCAGCTCGGCGTCGAACGCCTGGCGGACGCACACTGCACCATCGCGCTCGAAGTCGCCGTCGATCTCCCAGTCGTCGATCACCTGCTCACGCTACCCATCGACGGCATCGGCAAGCGACTGCCGGAGTGAGTGAGTGCTCACTCACTCCGGTACTCTCCACCGATGGCACCGGCGACAAGAGCTCGATCACTGCCGGCGAGTGAACGTCGTTTGGCCATCATCGAAGCCACCGTTCCGTTGCTGTTCCAGCACGGCGAGCAGGTGACGACACGGCAGATCGCCGAGGCGGCCGGTATCGCCGAAGGCACGATCTTTCGGGTGTTCAGCGACAAATCCGAGCTCCTGGCCGCCACGCTCGAGGCTGCCCTCGACCGAAACTCGATCGACGACGCGCTCGAGGCCATCGACGCCGAACTCGAACTCGAGGCCGCCCTGATCGCGGCCACCGAGATCATCCAGCGGCGCATCACCGACGTATGGAACTTGCTGTCGGCGCTCGGTCCAGAGTTGCGTGCCCGGGCGTCGCGGCCCATGCCCGATTCCGACGCGCTGACGGCGCTGATGGCCTCGCACGCCGATCGATGGTCGACCTCACCGGCTGAAGCCGCACGACTTCTGCGGGCGCTCACCCTCGCCCTGACGCATCCGATGGTCGCCGGTGTCCCCCACATCGCCGCCGACATCGTCCAGTTCTTTCTCCACGGCGTCGAGGTGCGCCCATGAATCTCCGTATCGAGGATCGCCCATGAAACTTCGCCAACTCCTGTTCAGCCATCTCGGCCCGTACCGCAAGATCCTCGGGCTCGTGGTGGTACTGCAGGCAGTGCAGACCTTCGCATCGTTGACCCTGCCGACGCTGAATGCGCGGATCATCGACGACGGCGTCTTGACCGGCGACAACGCGGCGATCTGGCGGCTCGGCTCGATCATGCTGGCCTTCTCCTTCGTGCAGATCGTGTTCGCGGCCGGCGCCGTCTGGTTCGGTGCGAAGGCGGCCATGGGGTTCGGCCGTGACGTGCGACGTGACCTGTTCCACCAGGTCACTGCCTTCTCGGCCCGTGAGGTCGGCCAGTTCGGCGCCCCCTCGCTGATCACCCGGATCACCAACGACGTCCAGCAGGTGCAGACCCTCGTCGTCCTCGTCTGCACGATGATGGTGGCGGCCCCGCTCACACTCGTGATCGGGTTGGTGATGGCGCTCCGGGAAGACGTCGGGCTGTCGGTCGTGCTCGCCTTCGCCATCCCCGGAGCGGTCCTCGTACTCGGGTTCCTCGTGTCGCGGATGGTGCCGTCGTTCCAACTGATGCAGGTCCGCATCGACCGGGTCAACCGGGTGTTGCGGGAGCAGATCACCGGGATCCGTGTGGTCCGTGCGTTCGTGCGCGAACCCCAGGAACGGGCGCGGTTCGCCGAAGCCAACGCGGAGCTGACCGAGACCTCGCTCCGCACCGGCCGTCTGATGGCCGGCATGTTCCCGACCGTGATGTTCATCATCAACATCTCGAGCATCGCCGTGCTGTGGGTCGGAGCGAACCGGATCGATGCCGGGCAACTCGAACTCGGCTCGCTCGTCGCCTACCTGACCTACCTCATCCAGATCCTGATGGCCGTCGTCATGGCCACCTTCATGATCTCGATGATCCCGCGAGCGTCGGTCGCCGCCGATCGGATCGCCGAGGTCCTCGACACGCCGTCGTCGGTCGCCGCCCCGGTCGACCCGGTCACCGAGGTCGCCGAGCGC
This window encodes:
- a CDS encoding AMP-binding protein, coding for MTESGEPTRWQRLASAAEVGRRTGLLDPRTLGASVAAAGTWGASVAAPYASAALRHPHRTALVDAHGAITYRELDLRTTRLASGLQSMGVGRTSTVGVLCRNHRGFVEANIAAAKLGLHVVYLNTGLPEAQLEQVIEREQISFVLADEEFDARLAAIGSSGIDRFLARLGLDPSWTFTDVPKPTVPLLLPRPWRSPEPVVLTSGTSGAPKGTQRTNGVKSAATAAGVITVIPYERGDTFVIPAPLFHAWGLSQMVTCATLGGTAVLPGGFDPATVMALVDVHQATVLAAVPVMLHRILEAQTGASGASLRITATSGSALPGNLAERWMDAFGDHLYSLYGSTEVGQVAVATPSDLRAAPGTAGRPLPGIDVRILDDTDRELPSGAVGRIFVASSMHFDGYTGGGGKARVGEHMEIGDQGSFDDDGRLRVVGRADDMIITGGENVYPSNIERSLLEHPKVSDAAVVGVADDDFGQRIRAVIVTTDQRNSDRRTASIKKHLQTQLASYEVPREFVYVDTIPRNPAGKVLRHELR
- a CDS encoding SDR family oxidoreductase, producing the protein MTSDDQMRTKLLATTEFLQEIARSKAALSSLSLEERTAFLNAAGDVFCADPDERRLRVKAKRNKRRAEKLARDEAVLDQTGIRTLRAKPVFTTPNVFPPEHFEPSDTHDTAPAIAGIGTGATGIGETAEPQHCYICKTKYHQVHRFYDQLCPDCAEFNYAKRSELADMDGMVALLTGGRVKIGYQAGIKLLRSGAELIVATRFPRDAAARYAAEPDFAEWGHRLEVFGLDLRHTPSVEAFAHHVLTSRDRLDLIVNNACQTVRRPPDFYQHMMAAETAALASLEPEVLQLVGAYEGLRRYDLLPAAPGAEPPSLPGLVQAAELSQTPLLPEEVAGQRDLFPEGRLDQDLQQVDLRDRNSWRLLLHEVSSVELLETQLVNAVAPFVLNARLKPLMERTPGDHKHIVNVSAVEGQFYRRYKTTRHPHTNMAKAALNMMTRTSATDYLASGINMNSVDTGWVSDEDPVAIARQKTEEHRFHPPLDIVDGAARIVDPIIAGLNTGTHVSGAFLKDYVPTDW
- a CDS encoding M15 family metallopeptidase — protein: MRRTIDRRRAKAAASSLCGVLLVGTAATPAGAKGPSLPEGDGPTLSEPAPKVELDPTDFNPFTITDTEVSRMRSQLMSEQIQVGMIDRRAARLLAEAASDRSTARQDLRQRTDELAVLENTLGAAAIEGYLSDSASESVPLFGQYVESDATFADETATQLLERREEARQAVASATEALDRAERMHRIATARKRQAERSVEAALERQESFDELAAEQSQAAERADAEAAAASDDIELRSVAGTITVNAEIEHQIDRLIADARADGLDLAGGGYRTIEAQIALRISHCGGSSPAGVELPAEGATPEELAAHDAAVSAYQHYVIYEKPAGACSPPTATPGNSEHQLGLAIDFTLDGVILDRQSEGFTWLEDHAEDYGLFNLPSEAWHWSTDGT
- a CDS encoding aldo/keto reductase, whose protein sequence is MRHVRMGRTGLQVSRLCLGTMTFGLQCEEAESRAILDRAADAGITFIDTADVYPLGGTGPEVGRTEEIVGRWMQGRREQVILATKCFGPMGPQRWNRGSSRKHIRDAVEASLRRLQTDHIDLYQLHGPDPSTPIEETLGILDDLVHEGKVGYIGCSNFTAWQLALAIGRSEAHGLARFDCIQPRYNLLYRRNELELFELCAQEGVGVIPYNPIAGGLLSGKHRSGAAPTEGTRFTLGSAAERYQDRYWHDRQFETVDALKAVAEEAGMPLVTMAVAWVLAQPAVTSPIIGASRPDQLDASIAALDVTLDDDLIRRIDDLTNQYLASPELR
- a CDS encoding MaoC family dehydratase — protein: MTTLPTWTVSAANLPEHARNPIHTDAGGRAAGYPGALVAGVTVYAYLTRPAAEGWGLPWLERGTAEVRFLSPVFADDTVVCTPVPSELGAVIEARVGGEVRATCAVTEGPLGDLEPMADGPALEPARFRLEGEWAEYGVRAGEDFGLYASEGIAHPALWPAMANNLVHRQLAQGSWIHTRSRIRHLGLATMGAEVLVEANEIKRFDTRSGERALLDVRITQDGRSIAAIEHEALIALN
- a CDS encoding CHAT domain-containing protein; this encodes MAAAHDPGRRVPIDIRAFAMFDRALHRLYADVVLDLDEATAEFSSTDDPDLASALAALIATVHRQELRYDEATAWFDRSIATAPPASWSAGLAMTLKAGLLSWQGSIAKAQELVDRAESYMPDELRHLVTLQRAFIAGATDRLAEAQVHAVAARDGALRNGDLSRWAMGRFIEGRCQHLQGNVVEAEAAFRSILLRPGLPERLVTITIGWLGLNLARQGAVTGAINRFEQARVRFATWPRGAMEFGPAFASTYLSINLLDLAHQVATQTVESAIALDESLSLASALVVLARVDIGRGQLDSARTDLRTAHDLLVAQERPRRAEQARRLLDLLDSPEPPEWLTVEHLTDDPTLSRALLQLAHERPEASDRYLTAAAQGLDAPSGAVRAMARYGTILLELSAGRLEAAQAEVPRLLDELTRRTETIDALDVRAAGLELVDIRRLAVAFALAGRDDVLFQILEMHERATFDFALAEHDIGPLRSGLAALRTTVAALDAASVDTAELSDLDRRLKDLDGVRRVDRVLRAGAVPPMPRLGFVAANGRVYRATFDGDDRSFIDIGAAADLESLIRRLRFAVAAASMDPHGSERIDLTAHALQELLFAGITLADGEEYSIRPGQSLISVPWRLLPIARTNRVPLRIGSPYPRRDRAPLPQRILSVSCAGPGEHATTEATAVASHYPEATVLVGKAATPTAFLTACVDHDVVHIAGYQALVQRERLVTTLALGGGPLTMLDLGQVPSVAPIVVVASSRVTAVHSRTHDVNLALAQTLIARGAHEVVVSPVDLAPEHAVAVLPALHAGLAAGQTAVESLELLRFDDPELQRAADCLMCIEADHAAGPGTSAVER
- the map gene encoding type I methionyl aminopeptidase gives rise to the protein MLNGRLFKRRRSVALCWCGSGSPRRSCHADPTDFLRRPVELGTVSAQRAVPDHIVRPDYVRLGRVTTPTGPQIQTAESLERLRRAGNVAAEVLLAAGRAVAPGITTDELDAIAHDTYLAHGAYPSTLGYYGFPKSICTSVNGVICHGIPDSRPLEDGDIVNIDVTAYVEGMHGDTSATFAVGTVDEATHTLIDVTRAATLRGIAAIRHGVPLQSIAEAIEPYAASFGFGVVAEYGGHGIGQTFHTDPHVHHCVSRGDDTMLVAGMSLTVEPMLYSGRPEFTQADDGWTEHVDDSMVSAQFEHTVVVTDTGAEVITVTADGRSAVDGLLDSVS